The DNA region ATCCTATAGATTATATAATAGAAAACAAAATAACAAACAATATCACAAATAATACAACAACTACAGAAGAAAAAGTTAATGTTCCTCCTATAATAGAACCTCCTAATCAAGAAATTATAGAATTAAATACAAATGAAATGATAGTAAGAAAAAATCAAATAAATAATAACATAGAAAGAAATTTTTTTGATGGTGAAGCAATAGATTCTTTAAACAAAGCTAGTGAATTAAAAAGCCACTATGCTGATGATGAAAAAGATTTGAATACTCAAGTTTATAATATTATAAATAAATATAACTCAGCAGTAGATTTGGTATTAGTCTTAGATACAACAGAAAGTATGCATCCATACTTAACTTCAATAAAAGAAGAAATAAAATCTATAAGCAAACAAGTATTTAAAAAAGATATTAATTCAAGAATTGGTTTTTTGCTTTATAGAGATGTGAAAGATACATACCTCACTAAAAAAATAGATTTCGATAATAATATAAATAAAATATATAGAGATGTTAATTATTTTTATGCTAGCGGAGGCGGAGATAAAGCAGAACCTATGTATGAAGCAATACAAAAAGCTTTAGAAGATTTTGATTACAAAAACGACAACAAAGTAGTAATAGTAATTACAGATGCCCCTGCCAAAGTTATAGGTAAAGCCAACGCCGACACAAACAAAAAAACTGCCAAAGAAAAAAATATTAAAATAGAATACATACTCGTAAAAGAAATAAAAAGAAATTCAGAAGACATAGAAAAGCCAATATTTTAATTAATTTTTAAAAATTTTATTTACATTCCCCACCCTATAGGTTTGTTGTATTTATTATAATCTATAATTCAATTTTTTATAATGCCTACTAAATAAAGCATTACCCACCCAAGATTTATTTTATATTTTAACTACTATTTAACGCACGTTTGAAAAATATTATATATTTTATTCTATATATAATTTGTAATTTTATTATATATAGATTTTATTTTGCGTGCGGTTATAAAATGTTTTTCTTAATAAAGAATTAGATACAAAAAAACCAGCCGAGTAGGCTAGTTATTAACGAGGTATAGATATATAAAAGTTCTTTCAAATATGAATAGCAGTAAGAGTTTAAAAGGACAAACTCCGAATAAAGGAGGTGATCCAGCCACACCTTCCGGTACGGCTGCCTTGTTACGACTTCACCCTCATCATCAGTCCCACCTTCGACGCCGCCCTCCTTGCGGTTAGGCTAACGGCTTCAGGTAAAACCAACTCCGATGGCGTGACGGGCGGTGTGTACAATCCCCGGGAACGTATTCACCGTAGCGTTCTGATCTACGATTACTAGTGATTCCAACTTCATGGAGTCGAGTTTCAGACTCCAATCCGAACTGAGGCAACTTTTTTGAGTTTTGCTCCACCTCGCGGTCTTGCTTCTCTTTGTACTTGCCATTGTAGCACGTGTGTAGCCCTGGACATAAGGGCCATGAGGACTTGACATCATCCCCACCTTCCTCCTACTTGAACGTAGGCAGTCCCCTAAGAGTGCTCGACATTACTCGGTAGCAACAGAGGGTGAGGGTTGCGCTCGTTGCGGGACTTAACCCAACATCTCACGACACGAGCTGACGACAGCCATGCAGCACCTATGTTAAACGTCCTTGCGGTCTGACTTATCTCTAAATCATTCATCTAACAATTCAAACCCAGGTAAGGTTTTTCGCGTATCATCGAATTAAACCACATGCTCCACCACTTGTGCGGGGACCCGTCAATTTCTTTGAGTTTCACCCTTGCGGGCATACTCCTCAGGCGGTACACTTAAGACGTTAGCTACGGCACTCCTATTTAAATAGAAGCACCTAGTGTACAACGTTTACGGCTAGGACTACCAGGGTATCTAAGCCTGTTTGCTCCCCTAGCTTTCGTGATTCAGCGTCGATAAATGCCCAGATGACTGCCTTCGCTATAGGTGTTCCTCTCGATATCTGCGCATTCCACCGCTACACCGAGAATTCCATCATCCCCTACAATATCCAAGACTTACAGTATCCGAGGCGTTCCCGAAGTTGAGCTTCGGTCTTTCACCTTAGACTTATAAATCCGCCTACTCACCCTTTACGCCCAGTAAAT from Brachyspira pilosicoli P43/6/78 includes:
- a CDS encoding vWA domain-containing protein, with product MRKFLFIILSVLFFSALENLYCQYTEITQDDIIIEKLVTGYQINIRKKNNIDNIRLLFKLQNNKYSYLYLNQSSDANSLININKVSIHNKLGTALQASIGESVYLDTNNGNARILLSDNMELILEALDNNGNIVTDSKFLFKIDNNKKTNPIITLRNVEKEGDLYAFYLYYSGGENGKYAFYVREGLTNTTYKLIKTSLNYTVKADNNGIVLEDTYNSKIGKQLYIKAYFKKLPEDRYLSFNVFNTKGETFTYPIDYIIENKITNNITNNTTTTEEKVNVPPIIEPPNQEIIELNTNEMIVRKNQINNNIERNFFDGEAIDSLNKASELKSHYADDEKDLNTQVYNIINKYNSAVDLVLVLDTTESMHPYLTSIKEEIKSISKQVFKKDINSRIGFLLYRDVKDTYLTKKIDFDNNINKIYRDVNYFYASGGGDKAEPMYEAIQKALEDFDYKNDNKVVIVITDAPAKVIGKANADTNKKTAKEKNIKIEYILVKEIKRNSEDIEKPIF